One Streptomyces drozdowiczii DNA segment encodes these proteins:
- a CDS encoding branched-chain amino acid aminotransferase, whose product MTTTIELKPSSNPLSDAEREAILAQPGFGRYFTDHMVTIKWTEGRGWHDAQLVPYAPLSIDPANMTLHYGQEIFEGLKAYRQPDGSVATFRPEANGERFRASARRLAMPELPVETFVAACDALVQQDAAWVPAHGGEESLYLRPFMIATEVGLGVRPANEYLFLVIASPAGAYFPGGVKPVSIWLSEDRVRAVPGGMGDAKTGGNYAASLLAQAEAAAKGCDQVAYLDAVEHKWVEELGGMNLYFVYGDKIVTPSLTGSLLAGITRDSLLKLASDLGYTSEESRVSIDQWREDTAAGTLTEVFACGTAAVITPVGTVKSAGGEWTQGDGTPGPVTLKLRERLLDIQRGTAEDTHGWMHSLA is encoded by the coding sequence ATGACGACCACGATCGAGCTCAAGCCCTCCTCGAACCCGCTGTCCGACGCGGAGCGCGAGGCGATCCTGGCCCAGCCCGGATTCGGCCGCTACTTCACCGACCACATGGTGACGATCAAGTGGACCGAAGGCCGCGGCTGGCACGACGCCCAGCTCGTGCCGTACGCGCCGCTGTCGATCGACCCGGCCAACATGACGCTCCACTACGGCCAGGAGATCTTCGAGGGCCTGAAGGCCTACCGCCAGCCCGACGGCTCCGTCGCCACCTTCCGCCCCGAGGCCAACGGCGAGCGCTTCCGCGCCTCCGCCCGCCGCCTCGCCATGCCGGAGCTGCCCGTCGAGACGTTCGTCGCGGCCTGTGACGCGCTCGTCCAGCAGGACGCGGCCTGGGTCCCGGCCCACGGCGGCGAGGAGTCCCTCTACCTGCGCCCCTTCATGATCGCGACCGAGGTCGGCCTCGGTGTGCGCCCGGCCAATGAGTACCTGTTCCTGGTCATCGCCTCGCCGGCCGGCGCCTACTTCCCCGGCGGTGTGAAGCCCGTCTCCATCTGGCTCTCGGAGGACCGGGTCCGGGCCGTCCCCGGCGGCATGGGCGACGCCAAGACCGGCGGCAACTACGCCGCCTCCCTCCTCGCCCAGGCCGAGGCCGCCGCCAAGGGCTGCGACCAGGTCGCCTACCTCGACGCCGTCGAGCACAAGTGGGTCGAGGAGCTGGGCGGCATGAACCTCTACTTCGTGTACGGGGACAAGATCGTCACCCCGTCCCTCACCGGCTCCCTGCTCGCCGGCATCACCCGGGACTCGCTCCTCAAGCTCGCGAGCGACCTCGGCTACACCTCCGAGGAGTCCCGCGTCTCCATCGACCAGTGGCGCGAGGACACCGCCGCCGGCACCCTCACCGAGGTCTTCGCCTGCGGCACCGCCGCCGTCATCACCCCCGTCGGTACGGTGAAGAGCGCCGGCGGCGAGTGGACCCAGGGCGACGGCACCCCCGGCCCGGTCACCCTCAAGCTGCGCGAGCGCCTGCTCGACATCCAGCGCGGCACCGCCGAGGACACCCACGGCTGGATGCACTCCCTGGCGTGA
- a CDS encoding 3-isopropylmalate dehydrogenase: MSRSINLAVIPGDGIGQEVVSQGLKVLNAVLPQDVKLETKEYDLGARRWHRTGETLPDAELDALKGHDAILLGAIGDPSVPSGVLERGLLLKLRFAFDHFINLRPSKLFPNTETPLAGRPDIDFVVVREGTEGPYTGNGGSLRTGTEHEVATEVSLNTAFGVERVVRDAFERAAARPRKKLTLVHKNNVLVYAGHLWKNTFDKVAAEYPQVTTDYLHVDAATIFFVTQPERFDVIVTDNLFGDILTDLAAAVSGGIGLAASGNINPTGAFPSMFEPVHGSAPDIAGQGKADPTATILSVALLLRHLGYEVEAVRIEDAVSADLAERDGTARTTDEIGDALAVRVAG, translated from the coding sequence ATGTCTCGCAGCATCAATCTCGCAGTGATCCCCGGCGACGGTATCGGCCAGGAGGTCGTCTCCCAGGGCCTCAAGGTCCTCAACGCTGTTCTCCCGCAGGATGTGAAGCTGGAGACCAAGGAGTACGACCTCGGCGCCCGGCGCTGGCACCGTACCGGTGAGACCCTTCCCGACGCGGAGCTCGACGCCCTCAAGGGGCACGACGCCATCCTGCTCGGCGCGATCGGCGACCCGTCCGTGCCCTCCGGCGTCCTGGAGCGGGGGCTGCTGCTGAAGCTGCGCTTCGCCTTCGACCACTTCATCAACCTGCGGCCGTCGAAGCTCTTCCCGAACACCGAGACCCCGCTCGCCGGCCGTCCGGACATCGACTTCGTCGTCGTCCGCGAGGGCACCGAGGGCCCGTACACCGGCAACGGCGGCTCGCTGCGCACCGGCACGGAGCACGAGGTCGCCACCGAGGTCAGCCTCAACACCGCCTTCGGTGTCGAGCGGGTCGTCCGGGACGCCTTCGAGCGCGCCGCCGCCCGCCCGCGCAAGAAGCTGACGCTGGTCCACAAGAACAACGTCCTGGTCTACGCGGGCCACCTGTGGAAGAACACCTTCGACAAGGTCGCCGCGGAGTACCCGCAGGTCACCACCGACTACCTGCACGTCGACGCCGCGACGATCTTCTTCGTCACGCAGCCGGAGCGCTTCGACGTCATCGTCACCGACAACCTCTTCGGTGACATCCTCACCGACCTCGCCGCGGCCGTCTCCGGCGGCATCGGCCTGGCCGCCTCCGGCAACATCAACCCGACGGGAGCCTTCCCGTCGATGTTCGAGCCGGTCCACGGCTCCGCCCCCGACATCGCGGGGCAGGGCAAGGCCGACCCGACCGCCACGATCCTCTCCGTCGCCCTCCTGCTGCGCCACCTCGGCTACGAGGTCGAGGCCGTGCGCATCGAGGACGCCGTCTCCGCCGACCTCGCGGAGCGCGACGGAACGGCCCGTACGACCGACGAGATCGGCGACGCCCTCGCGGTACGCGTAGCGGGCTGA
- a CDS encoding purple acid phosphatase family protein, translated as MDIPRFGIPEKLAGRMTMAEQHDYLRTRLTRRGALRTGVATAAVAGAGIGLASSPAYAAPTVLTSHSTTRVDGALVAPFGRHLAYGADPRTQMAVSWQVPFAVRRPYLRIGLKPWALSRKIDAEVRHLTTPQLNNGKIAAAEQFYVHASLERLKPGTTYYYGVGHEGFDPADARNLGTLGTFTTAPARAGNFTFTAFGDQGVSYHALGNDQLILGQNPAFHLHAGDICYADPSGSGQTTDTYDARTWDQFLAQTETVAKTVPWMVTTGNHDMEAWYSPDGYGGQNARWTLPDNGPDPVNQPGAYSFVHGNVGVIALDANDVSYEIPANFGISGGRQTRWLDRRLGELRARRDIDFLVVFFHHCAFSTTNAHASDGGVRDAWVPLFEKHQVDLVINGHNHVYERTDAILGNAVKRPVPIGERTDPRRDGIVYVTAGGAGKALYDFPVPDSYEGHVADVESVNTYHVAKGGAKAAETVEWSRVRYTGFSFLAVEVEAGRHARMKVTALAESGERIDHFEISRG; from the coding sequence ATGGACATCCCCCGCTTCGGCATCCCCGAGAAGCTCGCCGGCCGCATGACCATGGCCGAGCAGCACGACTACCTCCGCACCCGGCTCACCCGCCGCGGGGCGCTGCGCACCGGCGTGGCGACCGCGGCCGTGGCCGGCGCCGGAATCGGCCTCGCCTCCTCCCCCGCGTACGCCGCCCCCACCGTACTCACCTCGCACAGCACCACCCGGGTCGACGGCGCGCTGGTCGCCCCCTTCGGCCGCCACCTGGCGTACGGGGCCGACCCGCGGACGCAGATGGCGGTCTCCTGGCAGGTGCCGTTCGCGGTGCGCCGCCCGTACCTCCGCATCGGGCTGAAGCCGTGGGCGCTGAGCCGGAAGATCGACGCGGAGGTCCGGCACCTCACGACGCCGCAGCTGAACAACGGCAAGATCGCGGCGGCCGAGCAGTTCTACGTCCACGCGTCCCTGGAGCGGCTGAAGCCCGGCACCACGTACTACTACGGCGTCGGCCACGAGGGCTTCGACCCGGCGGACGCGCGCAACCTGGGCACGCTCGGCACCTTCACCACCGCGCCCGCGCGCGCCGGGAACTTCACCTTCACCGCCTTCGGCGACCAGGGCGTCAGCTACCACGCGCTCGGCAACGACCAGCTGATCCTGGGCCAGAACCCGGCCTTCCACCTGCACGCCGGGGACATCTGCTACGCGGACCCGTCGGGCTCCGGGCAGACCACCGACACCTATGACGCGCGCACCTGGGACCAGTTCCTGGCGCAGACGGAGACGGTCGCCAAGACCGTGCCGTGGATGGTGACGACCGGGAACCACGACATGGAGGCGTGGTACTCGCCGGACGGCTACGGCGGCCAGAACGCGCGCTGGACCCTGCCGGACAACGGCCCGGACCCGGTCAACCAGCCCGGCGCCTACTCCTTCGTGCACGGCAACGTGGGCGTGATCGCGCTCGACGCCAACGACGTCAGCTACGAGATCCCCGCCAACTTCGGCATCAGCGGCGGCCGGCAGACCCGCTGGCTGGACCGGCGCCTCGGCGAGCTGCGGGCCCGCCGGGACATCGACTTCCTGGTGGTCTTCTTCCACCACTGCGCCTTCTCCACGACCAACGCGCACGCCTCGGACGGCGGGGTGCGGGACGCCTGGGTGCCGCTCTTCGAGAAGCACCAGGTGGATCTGGTCATCAACGGGCACAACCACGTCTACGAGCGCACCGACGCGATCCTCGGGAACGCCGTCAAGCGCCCGGTGCCGATCGGCGAGCGCACCGACCCCCGCCGGGACGGCATCGTCTATGTCACGGCGGGCGGTGCGGGCAAGGCGCTGTACGACTTCCCGGTGCCCGACAGCTACGAGGGGCACGTCGCGGACGTGGAGAGCGTGAACACCTATCACGTGGCCAAGGGCGGCGCGAAGGCCGCCGAGACCGTGGAGTGGTCGCGGGTGCGGTACACCGGCTTCTCGTTCCTCGCGGTGGAGGTGGAGGCCGGCCGGCACGCCCGGATGAAGGTCACCGCGCTCGCCGAGTCCGGCGAACGCATCGACCACTTCGAGATCAGCCGGGGCTAG
- a CDS encoding CDP-alcohol phosphatidyltransferase family protein, with product MNGLYALKPWYADRLSGVRASLVRREVSPDTLTAAGVAAAAGGAAALAWLPAPVAALPVAVLLAARLACANLDGALARDTGRTTRRGAVLNELGDRVADLVVLAGFLALAPLWLVALAGLATTLPSWVSLAGAAAGAPRRNGGPVGKTERCLLVVVAAASGWAVPVLAVIAAGSLLTAALRLAGLWRELA from the coding sequence ATGAACGGCCTCTACGCTCTCAAGCCCTGGTACGCGGACCGGCTCTCCGGTGTCCGCGCCTCGCTGGTCCGCCGCGAGGTGTCGCCCGACACCCTCACCGCCGCCGGGGTGGCCGCCGCGGCCGGTGGAGCCGCCGCCCTGGCCTGGCTGCCCGCCCCGGTCGCCGCCCTGCCGGTCGCCGTCCTGCTCGCGGCGCGGCTCGCCTGCGCCAACCTGGACGGCGCGCTCGCCCGGGACACCGGCCGCACCACCCGGCGCGGCGCGGTCCTCAACGAGCTGGGCGACCGGGTCGCCGACCTCGTCGTGCTCGCCGGCTTCCTGGCGCTCGCCCCGCTCTGGCTGGTCGCGCTGGCCGGGCTCGCGACCACGCTGCCCTCCTGGGTGTCGCTGGCCGGGGCCGCCGCCGGGGCGCCCCGCCGCAACGGGGGCCCGGTCGGCAAGACCGAGCGCTGCCTGCTCGTGGTGGTCGCCGCCGCGAGCGGCTGGGCCGTCCCGGTCCTGGCCGTGATCGCGGCCGGGTCCCTGCTCACCGCCGCGCTCCGGCTGGCCGGCCTGTGGCGGGAGCTGGCATGA
- a CDS encoding lysophospholipid acyltransferase family protein, whose translation MTLPGSTPVRTPGVLPVRSRVASALRRGLWWGVLSLTGGVERRGRLPRGGCVVVANHSSHADTAALLAALDARHAPAIGAAADYWFASPWRRRICRRLAAGFPVRRAGGGMADLLTMTGELREGRAVVLFPEGTRAEDGTLGSFHKGALVLAEKAGVPVVPAGIAGTDRLLPKHGRLRSSLVRVAIGAPLPAGVSPAAARDAVRELHDRTAAEPLRDSAVRRRVASVVTSRVGPPLAFCWAFAEALSWPLMPELLLGVVCVAVPRAALRMSLGALAGSLAGGLLALHLAAAGVQPPAPLTTDRMRAEVRAELAVEGARAVRHQPWNGIPFKVYGAEAGRASVPAGDWVAASAAARGGRTLTVGLAFGAFGLLLRRHRRLYGRYLALLGGGFAVGLGLIVRGWG comes from the coding sequence GTGACGCTGCCCGGAAGCACTCCTGTACGCACCCCCGGGGTCCTCCCGGTCCGCTCGCGGGTCGCGTCCGCCCTGCGGCGGGGCCTGTGGTGGGGCGTGCTCAGCCTCACCGGCGGGGTCGAGCGGCGCGGCCGACTGCCGCGCGGCGGCTGCGTGGTCGTCGCCAACCACAGCTCGCACGCGGACACGGCGGCGCTGCTGGCCGCGCTGGACGCCCGGCACGCCCCGGCGATCGGGGCGGCGGCGGACTACTGGTTCGCCTCCCCCTGGCGGCGCCGGATCTGCCGCAGGCTGGCGGCCGGCTTCCCGGTCCGGCGGGCGGGCGGCGGGATGGCTGACCTGCTGACGATGACCGGCGAGCTGCGCGAGGGCCGGGCGGTCGTGCTCTTCCCCGAGGGCACCCGCGCCGAGGACGGCACCCTCGGCTCGTTCCACAAGGGCGCGCTGGTCCTGGCCGAGAAGGCCGGGGTCCCGGTGGTGCCGGCGGGGATCGCGGGCACCGACCGGCTGCTGCCCAAGCACGGTCGGCTGCGCTCGTCCCTGGTCCGGGTGGCCATCGGTGCGCCGCTGCCCGCCGGGGTCTCCCCGGCGGCGGCCCGGGACGCGGTCCGGGAACTGCACGACCGTACGGCCGCCGAACCGCTGCGGGACTCCGCGGTGCGCAGGCGGGTGGCCTCGGTCGTCACGTCCCGGGTGGGGCCGCCGCTGGCCTTCTGCTGGGCGTTCGCGGAGGCGCTGAGCTGGCCGCTGATGCCGGAGCTGCTGCTCGGGGTGGTGTGCGTGGCGGTGCCGCGCGCAGCCCTGCGGATGTCGCTGGGCGCGCTGGCCGGGAGCCTGGCGGGCGGGCTGCTCGCGCTGCACCTGGCGGCGGCGGGCGTGCAGCCGCCTGCCCCGCTGACCACGGACCGGATGCGGGCGGAGGTGCGCGCGGAGCTGGCGGTGGAGGGTGCGCGGGCCGTCCGGCACCAGCCGTGGAACGGCATCCCGTTCAAGGTGTACGGGGCGGAGGCGGGCCGGGCCTCGGTGCCCGCCGGGGACTGGGTGGCCGCTTCGGCGGCGGCGCGGGGCGGGCGGACTCTCACGGTGGGGCTGGCCTTCGGCGCGTTCGGGCTGCTGCTGCGCCGCCACCGCCGGCTGTACGGGCGCTACCTGGCGCTGCTCGGCGGCGGCTTCGCGGTGGGACTCGGGCTGATCGTGCGCGGGTGGGGCTGA
- a CDS encoding proline dehydrogenase family protein, whose protein sequence is MLGPVILAASRSDKMRRFISAAPGTKQVVDRFIAGETVDQVVPVIEDAADKGLEVTLDVVGEDITTPEQAAAARDAYLELIERLKDLGLGTRAEMSVKLSMFGQSLDGGHELALANVRPVVEAAAAIGTTVTLDAEDHTTLDSMFAIHEELRKDFPQTGCVIQAYLFRTEEDARRLADAGSRVRIVKGAYKEPASVAYQDKAEIDKAYVRILKTLMQGEGYPMIGSHDPRLIAIAQELGRQAGRKLDEYEFQMLYGIRSDEHIRLAAEGHRMRVYTAYGTDWYGYFMRRLAEKPANLLFFGRSILTKG, encoded by the coding sequence GTGCTGGGTCCCGTGATTCTCGCCGCGTCGCGAAGCGACAAGATGCGCCGGTTCATCTCGGCCGCGCCCGGCACCAAGCAGGTCGTGGACCGCTTCATCGCCGGTGAGACGGTCGACCAGGTCGTCCCGGTCATCGAGGACGCCGCCGACAAGGGTCTCGAAGTCACCCTCGACGTCGTCGGCGAGGACATCACCACGCCCGAGCAGGCCGCCGCCGCGCGCGACGCCTACCTGGAGCTCATCGAGCGCCTCAAGGACCTCGGCCTGGGCACCCGTGCGGAGATGTCCGTCAAGCTGTCGATGTTCGGCCAGTCCCTGGACGGCGGCCACGAGCTGGCCCTCGCCAACGTGCGCCCGGTCGTCGAGGCCGCCGCCGCGATCGGCACCACGGTCACCCTGGACGCCGAGGACCACACCACCCTCGACTCGATGTTCGCCATCCACGAGGAGCTGCGGAAGGACTTCCCGCAGACCGGCTGCGTCATCCAGGCGTACCTCTTCCGCACCGAGGAGGACGCCCGCCGCCTCGCCGACGCCGGCAGCCGCGTGCGCATCGTGAAGGGCGCCTACAAGGAGCCCGCCTCCGTCGCGTACCAGGACAAGGCCGAGATCGACAAGGCGTACGTCCGCATCCTGAAGACCCTGATGCAGGGCGAGGGCTACCCGATGATCGGGTCCCACGACCCCCGGCTGATCGCCATCGCCCAGGAGCTGGGCCGTCAGGCCGGGCGCAAGCTGGACGAGTACGAGTTCCAGATGCTGTACGGCATCCGCAGCGACGAGCACATCCGGCTCGCCGCCGAGGGCCACCGCATGCGTGTCTACACCGCGTACGGCACCGACTGGTACGGGTACTTCATGCGCCGCCTCGCCGAGAAGCCGGCCAACCTGCTGTTCTTCGGCCGCTCCATCCTCACCAAGGGCTGA
- a CDS encoding TetR/AcrR family transcriptional regulator: MGHREDLLEGAKRCLLEKGYARTTARDIVAASGTNLASIGYHYGSKDALLNLAFIKLTEEWGERFESPADEPEVPAAPLDQFRETWERVIGSYEHTRAVWQLQMEVISRIDSDPELRKALIGPQRAGRDGLAESMMGVDPETDPERARVAGLFCQALLAGVMVQWLMDPESAPSAQDLTEGLKLVLEGRGPAS; the protein is encoded by the coding sequence ATGGGACATCGTGAGGATCTGCTCGAAGGCGCCAAGCGCTGCCTGCTGGAGAAGGGGTACGCGCGCACCACGGCGCGCGACATCGTGGCCGCGTCGGGCACGAACCTCGCCTCCATCGGCTACCACTACGGCTCCAAGGACGCGCTGCTCAACCTCGCCTTCATCAAGCTGACCGAGGAGTGGGGCGAACGGTTCGAGAGCCCCGCGGACGAGCCGGAGGTCCCGGCCGCGCCGCTCGACCAGTTCCGCGAGACCTGGGAACGGGTCATCGGGAGCTACGAGCACACCCGGGCCGTCTGGCAGCTCCAGATGGAGGTCATCTCCCGGATCGACTCCGACCCCGAGCTGCGCAAGGCCCTCATCGGACCGCAGCGCGCCGGCCGCGACGGACTCGCCGAGTCCATGATGGGCGTCGACCCCGAAACCGACCCGGAGCGCGCCCGTGTCGCCGGCCTCTTCTGCCAGGCCCTCCTGGCCGGGGTCATGGTCCAGTGGCTGATGGACCCCGAGTCGGCCCCGTCCGCCCAGGACCTGACGGAGGGCCTGAAGCTGGTCCTGGAAGGCCGCGGCCCCGCGAGCTGA
- the serA gene encoding phosphoglycerate dehydrogenase, giving the protein MSSKPVVLIAEELSPATVDALGPDFEIRHCNGADRAELIPAIADVDAILVRSATKVDAEAIAAANKLKVVARAGVGLDNVDVSAATKAGVMVVNAPTSNIVTAAELACGLLVATARHIPQANTALKNGEWKRSKYTGVELSEKTLGVVGLGRIGVLVAQRMSAFGMKIVAYDPYVQPARAAQMGVKLLSLDELLEVSDFITVHLPKTPETLGLIGDEALHKVKPTVRIVNAARGGIVDEEALASALKEGRVAGAGLDVYAKEPCTDSPLFQFDQVVCTPHLGASTDEAQEKAGIAVAKSVRLALAGELVPDAVNVQGGVIAEDVRPGLPLAEKLGRIFTALAGEVAARLDVEVYGEITQHDVKVLELSALKGVFEDVVDETVSYVNAPLFAQERGVEVRLTTSSESPEHRNVVTVRGTLSDGQEVAVSGTLAGPKHLQKIVAIGEHDVDLALADHMIVLRYEDRPGVVGTVGRILGEAGLNIAGMQVSRADVGGEALVVLTVDDDVPAAVLTEISSEIGAASARSVNLTD; this is encoded by the coding sequence GTGAGCTCGAAACCTGTCGTACTCATCGCTGAAGAGCTGTCGCCCGCCACGGTGGACGCCCTGGGCCCGGACTTCGAGATCCGGCACTGCAACGGCGCGGACCGCGCCGAGCTCATCCCCGCCATCGCCGACGTCGACGCCATCCTGGTGCGGTCCGCCACCAAGGTCGACGCCGAGGCCATCGCCGCCGCGAACAAGCTGAAGGTCGTCGCCCGCGCGGGCGTCGGTCTGGACAACGTCGACGTCTCCGCCGCCACCAAGGCCGGCGTCATGGTCGTGAACGCCCCGACCTCCAACATCGTCACCGCCGCCGAGCTGGCCTGCGGCCTCCTCGTGGCCACCGCGCGCCACATCCCGCAGGCCAACACCGCCCTCAAGAACGGCGAGTGGAAGCGCTCGAAGTACACCGGCGTCGAGCTGAGCGAGAAGACCCTCGGCGTCGTCGGCCTCGGCCGCATCGGCGTCCTGGTCGCCCAGCGCATGTCCGCCTTCGGCATGAAGATCGTCGCCTACGACCCCTATGTGCAGCCGGCCCGCGCCGCGCAGATGGGCGTCAAGCTCCTCTCCCTGGACGAGCTGCTGGAGGTCTCCGACTTCATCACCGTGCACCTCCCGAAGACCCCGGAGACGCTGGGCCTGATCGGCGACGAGGCGCTGCACAAGGTGAAGCCCACCGTGCGCATCGTCAACGCCGCGCGCGGCGGCATCGTGGACGAGGAGGCGCTCGCCTCCGCGCTCAAGGAGGGCCGCGTCGCCGGCGCCGGCCTCGACGTGTACGCGAAGGAGCCCTGCACGGACTCCCCGCTCTTCCAGTTCGACCAGGTCGTCTGCACCCCGCACCTCGGCGCCTCCACCGACGAGGCCCAGGAGAAGGCGGGCATCGCGGTCGCCAAGTCCGTGCGCCTCGCGCTCGCCGGTGAGCTGGTCCCGGACGCGGTCAACGTCCAGGGCGGCGTCATCGCCGAGGACGTGCGCCCGGGCCTCCCGCTCGCCGAGAAGCTGGGCCGGATCTTCACCGCGCTGGCCGGCGAGGTCGCCGCCCGCCTCGACGTCGAGGTCTACGGCGAGATCACCCAGCACGACGTCAAGGTGCTCGAACTCTCCGCGCTCAAGGGCGTGTTCGAGGACGTCGTGGACGAGACCGTGTCGTACGTGAACGCTCCGCTGTTCGCCCAGGAGCGCGGGGTCGAGGTGCGCCTCACCACCAGCTCCGAGTCGCCCGAGCACCGCAACGTGGTCACCGTCCGGGGCACCCTCTCCGACGGCCAGGAGGTCGCCGTCTCCGGCACGCTGGCCGGCCCGAAGCACCTCCAGAAGATCGTCGCGATCGGCGAGCACGACGTGGACCTGGCGCTCGCCGACCACATGATCGTGCTGCGTTACGAGGACCGCCCCGGCGTCGTCGGCACGGTCGGCCGCATCCTCGGCGAGGCCGGTCTGAACATCGCGGGCATGCAGGTCTCCCGCGCCGACGTGGGCGGCGAGGCGCTGGTCGTCCTCACCGTGGACGACGACGTCCCGGCGGCCGTGCTGACCGAGATCTCCTCGGAGATCGGCGCCGCCTCGGCCCGCTCGGTGAACCTCACCGACTGA
- the ilvC gene encoding ketol-acid reductoisomerase: protein MAELFYDDDADLSIIQGRKVAVIGYGSQGHAHALSLRDSGVDVRVGLHEGSKSKAKAEEQGLRVVTPSEAAAEADVIMILVPDPIQAQVYEESIKDNLKKGDALFFGHGLNIRFDFIKPPADVDVCMVAPKGPGHLVRRQYEEGRGVPCIVAVEQDATGNGLALALSYAKGIGGTRAGVIKTTFTEETETDLFGEQAVLCGGTAALVKAGFETLTEAGYQPEIAYFECLHELKLIVDLMYEGGLEKMRWSISETAEWGDYVTGPRIITDATKAEMKKVLAEIQDGTFAKNWMAEYHNGLPKYNEYKKADGDHLLETTGRELRKLMSWVNDEDA, encoded by the coding sequence GTGGCCGAGCTGTTCTACGACGACGATGCCGACCTGTCCATCATCCAGGGCCGCAAGGTCGCGGTCATCGGTTACGGCAGCCAGGGCCACGCCCATGCGCTGTCGCTGCGTGACTCGGGTGTCGACGTCCGTGTCGGTCTGCACGAGGGTTCGAAGTCCAAGGCGAAGGCCGAGGAGCAGGGCCTGCGTGTGGTGACGCCGTCCGAGGCCGCGGCCGAGGCGGACGTCATCATGATCCTGGTCCCGGACCCGATCCAGGCCCAGGTCTACGAGGAGTCCATCAAGGACAACCTCAAGAAGGGTGACGCGCTGTTCTTCGGCCACGGCCTGAACATCCGCTTCGACTTCATCAAGCCGCCGGCCGATGTCGATGTCTGCATGGTCGCCCCGAAGGGCCCGGGCCACCTGGTCCGCCGCCAGTACGAGGAGGGCCGCGGTGTTCCGTGCATCGTGGCGGTGGAGCAGGACGCCACGGGCAACGGCCTGGCGCTCGCCCTGTCGTACGCGAAGGGCATCGGCGGCACCCGTGCCGGGGTGATCAAGACGACGTTCACGGAGGAGACGGAGACGGATCTCTTCGGTGAGCAGGCCGTTCTCTGCGGTGGTACGGCCGCTCTGGTGAAGGCCGGTTTCGAGACGCTGACGGAGGCCGGTTACCAGCCGGAGATCGCGTACTTCGAGTGCCTGCACGAGCTGAAGCTCATTGTGGACCTGATGTACGAGGGCGGTCTGGAGAAGATGCGCTGGTCGATCTCGGAGACCGCCGAGTGGGGTGACTACGTGACCGGTCCGCGGATCATCACGGACGCCACGAAGGCGGAGATGAAGAAGGTTCTCGCGGAGATCCAGGACGGCACGTTCGCCAAGAACTGGATGGCGGAGTACCACAACGGTCTGCCGAAGTACAACGAGTACAAGAAGGCGGACGGCGACCACCTGCTGGAGACCACGGGCCGTGAGCTGCGCAAGCTCATGAGCTGGGTCAACGACGAGGACGCGTAA
- the ilvN gene encoding acetolactate synthase small subunit, with product MSTKHTLSVLVENKPGVLARITALFSRRGFNIDSLAVGTTEHPDISRITIVVNVEDLPLEQVTKQLNKLVNVLKIVELEPSAAIQRELVLVKVRADNETRSQIVEIVQLFRAKTVDVSPEAVTIEATGGADKLEAMLKMLEQYGIKELVQSGTIAIGRGARSITDRSLRALDRSA from the coding sequence ATGTCCACCAAGCACACGCTCTCCGTCCTGGTCGAGAACAAGCCCGGCGTCCTGGCCCGGATCACCGCCCTGTTCTCCCGCCGCGGCTTCAACATCGACTCGCTCGCGGTCGGTACCACCGAACACCCCGACATCTCGCGCATCACCATCGTCGTGAACGTCGAGGACCTGCCCCTGGAGCAGGTCACCAAGCAGCTCAACAAGCTGGTCAACGTCCTCAAGATCGTCGAACTCGAGCCGTCCGCTGCGATCCAGCGCGAGCTCGTCCTGGTGAAGGTCCGCGCAGACAACGAGACCCGCTCCCAGATCGTCGAGATCGTCCAGCTGTTCCGCGCCAAGACCGTCGACGTCTCGCCCGAGGCCGTCACGATCGAGGCGACCGGCGGCGCCGACAAGCTGGAGGCGATGCTCAAGATGCTGGAGCAGTACGGCATCAAGGAGCTCGTCCAGTCCGGCACCATCGCCATAGGGCGCGGCGCGCGCTCGATCACCGACCGGTCCCTGCGCGCCCTCGACCGCTCGGCGTAA